The Streptomyces sp. V3I7 genome segment CGTTCACTCATGCAGCGATTATCCAGGATTCCCGGAGTGCCCGGGACTCAGGAGCCGGTGCTGCCGAACTCACGCTCCAGGGAAGCGATCTGGTTGGAGCCGAGGCCGCGCACCCGGCGGCTCTCGGAGATGCCGAGCCGCTCCATGATCTGCTTGGCGCGGACCTTGCCCACGCCCGGCAGGGACTCGAGCAGTGCGGAGACCTTCATCTTGCCGATGACGTCGTTCTCCTGGCCCTGCTTGATGACCTCGTGCAGGGAGGCGCCGGAGTGCTTGAGTCGATTCTTGACCTCGGCCCGCTCCCGGCGAGCCGCGGCGGCCTTTTCGAGCGCGGCTGCGCGCTGTTCAGGGGTAAGGGGCGGAAGAGCCACGCCTACGTCACCTCGGATGTCGAACTGTCGGATACGGACCGGTGAGGAACCTAGTCGCCCCACACCTGGGGAGCCACGAGCAACACGCTTGCCCGTTCTCTGCTCGGAGACTAGCGGTCAAGTCCGCCGCAGTCAGCGAGAACAGCGGAAAAGTCCTGGTCAGCCTCCGTGAGGTCGGATATTTCAGACATACTGCCCCGGATTTGAGGATGTATCCAGACTCAAGTCGCCGCCTTGTCCCGCACCGGCCCCTCCGCAGGGGCGCTCAGCCGCTGTTCACGGCCGTGCGGATCTCCTCCGCGAAGCGCTCCGCGGCCGTCCTCAGCGCCTTCACGTCGGGACCGTGACGCAGAACACCCCGGCTGACGTTGGGCACGACGTTGCGGACGGCCGACCCGAAGACGGCGGGCAGATCGGCGGGGGTCGCCCCCTGTGCGCCGATGCCGGGCGCGAGGAGCGGACCGTCGATGTCGAGGTCGTACGACGACAGGTCGCCCAGTGTGGCACCCACGACCGCGCCGAAGGACCCCAGGGGCTCCTCCCCCGCGTTCTCGGCCTTCAGGTGGGCCAGCATGGTCGCGCCGACGCTGCGGCCGTCCGCGCGCACGGCGTGCTGGACCTCGCCGCCCTCCGGATTGGAGGTGAGCGCCAGCACGAAGAGACCGGCGCCGTTCTCCCGCGCCAGTTCGACGGCCGGGCGCAGCGAGCCGTAGCCGAGGTACGGCGAGACGGTCAGGGCGTCCGAGAACAGCGGGGCGTCCTTGCGCAGGAAGGCCTCGGCGTAGGCGG includes the following:
- the pyrF gene encoding orotidine-5'-phosphate decarboxylase, coding for MTPYEPFGARLRRAMDERGPLCVGIDPHASLLADWGLGDDVAGLERFSRTVVEAMADRVAVLKPQSAFFERFGSRGLAVLEKSVEEARAAGALVVMDAKRGDIGSTMAAYAEAFLRKDAPLFSDALTVSPYLGYGSLRPAVELARENGAGLFVLALTSNPEGGEVQHAVRADGRSVGATMLAHLKAENAGEEPLGSFGAVVGATLGDLSSYDLDIDGPLLAPGIGAQGATPADLPAVFGSAVRNVVPNVSRGVLRHGPDVKALRTAAERFAEEIRTAVNSG
- a CDS encoding integration host factor translates to MALPPLTPEQRAAALEKAAAARRERAEVKNRLKHSGASLHEVIKQGQENDVIGKMKVSALLESLPGVGKVRAKQIMERLGISESRRVRGLGSNQIASLEREFGSTGS